From a single Staphylococcus epidermidis genomic region:
- a CDS encoding osmoprotectant ABC transporter substrate-binding protein: MKKYLNYTLILIALSLIVLSGCSLPGLGDGNAKDDVKITTTETSETKIIGHMEKLLIEHETDGKIKPTLIGNLGSSIIQHNALQRGDANMSAVRYTGTELTSVLAAKPTKDPDKAMSETQRLFKKKYDEKYYHSLGFANTYAFMVTKETAKKYHLKKVSDLEKYKDELRLGMDTQWMNRAGDGYPAFVKDYGFKFDSARPMQIGLVYDALKNNKLDVAVGYSTDGRIAAYDLKILEDDRKFFPPYDGSPLANEQLIKDNPEIDKALKKLEGKISTEEMQKLNYEADGKGKEPAVIAEEYLKKHHYFEEKKGGHK; encoded by the coding sequence TTGAAGAAGTATCTTAACTATACACTGATTCTGATTGCATTATCTCTCATCGTGTTATCTGGATGCAGTTTACCAGGCTTAGGTGATGGAAATGCTAAAGATGATGTGAAAATTACAACGACTGAAACAAGTGAAACTAAGATTATAGGTCATATGGAAAAATTATTAATTGAACATGAAACTGATGGAAAAATCAAACCGACGTTAATTGGTAACCTAGGGTCTAGCATTATTCAACATAATGCGTTACAACGTGGAGATGCAAATATGTCAGCGGTACGTTACACAGGTACTGAATTGACGAGTGTATTAGCAGCTAAACCTACTAAAGATCCTGATAAGGCCATGTCTGAAACACAACGCTTATTTAAAAAGAAATATGATGAAAAGTATTATCATTCACTTGGGTTTGCGAATACATACGCATTCATGGTGACAAAAGAAACGGCTAAAAAGTATCACTTAAAAAAAGTATCAGACTTAGAGAAATATAAAGATGAACTACGTCTTGGAATGGATACCCAATGGATGAACCGTGCAGGTGATGGATATCCTGCTTTTGTTAAAGATTATGGATTTAAATTTGATAGTGCGCGTCCAATGCAAATTGGTTTAGTATATGATGCATTAAAAAATAATAAATTAGATGTAGCAGTTGGGTATTCAACAGATGGACGTATTGCAGCTTATGATTTGAAAATATTGGAAGATGATCGCAAATTCTTCCCGCCTTATGACGGTAGTCCACTTGCAAATGAACAATTAATAAAGGATAATCCAGAAATCGATAAGGCACTAAAAAAATTAGAAGGTAAAATCTCAACAGAAGAAATGCAGAAGTTAAATTATGAAGCGGATGGAAAAGGTAAGGAACCTGCAGTGATAGCTGAAGAATATTTAAAGAAACATCATTACTTTGAAGAAAAGAAAGGTGGTCATAAGTAA